A single window of Nocardioides baekrokdamisoli DNA harbors:
- the pknB gene encoding Stk1 family PASTA domain-containing Ser/Thr kinase, translated as MTDGLIGGRYELGELLGRGGMAEVRKGTDSRLGRTVAIKRLRTDLASDATFQARFRREAQSSAALNHPAIVAVYDTGEEITADGIHQPYIVMEYVAGRTLRDILREGRKILPERALEIGSDVLSALEYSHKAGIIHRDIKPGNVMLTPNGDVKVMDFGIARAMSDGQQTMTQTAAVVGTAQYLSPEQARGETVDSRSDVYSAGCLLYELLTGRPPFVGDSPVAVAYQHVRENPQPPSALDPSLPGAIDAIVLTSLAKRVGDRYQSAAAMRDDIERYLGGRPVTASIPAVVAPLAAPAAAAPTGVVPAVWETRPEEPSGPRTGLLIGLALLVLALIVGGVLLMPKLFHHKAAQICIDSTVNGMSPAQAQQKLSGLTTSVQPKTGTAQDKGQIIDVLDSSNNEAVGRCFDSGAAVILVKSVGPANVSVPDVRGYTQQGAQNALGGAPYNLVVKISQVFDPSAAGNVLSTDPVAGTSVAPGSTVTITVSKGPQPVVPSEVGQTKDAATSALQALGYKVKWLADPTSSLPANTVSQQDPPAGQAVDDPTKTTVTLYISSGSAGGPTDSGSPTPSGSPT; from the coding sequence ATGACGGACGGCCTGATCGGCGGACGGTACGAGCTGGGCGAGCTCCTCGGGCGTGGCGGTATGGCGGAGGTCCGCAAGGGGACCGACAGCCGACTCGGACGTACGGTCGCCATCAAGCGCCTGCGGACCGACCTCGCCAGCGACGCCACGTTCCAGGCGCGCTTCCGTCGCGAGGCCCAGTCCTCCGCGGCGCTCAACCACCCCGCGATCGTCGCCGTGTACGACACCGGCGAGGAGATCACGGCCGACGGGATCCATCAGCCGTACATCGTGATGGAGTACGTCGCCGGGCGTACGCTGCGCGACATCCTCCGCGAGGGACGCAAGATCCTCCCCGAGCGCGCACTCGAGATCGGCTCGGACGTGCTGTCGGCGCTGGAATACAGCCACAAGGCCGGCATCATCCACCGCGACATCAAGCCCGGCAACGTGATGCTCACGCCGAACGGCGACGTCAAGGTGATGGACTTCGGCATCGCCCGGGCGATGAGCGACGGCCAGCAGACGATGACCCAGACGGCGGCTGTCGTCGGCACCGCGCAGTACCTCTCCCCGGAGCAGGCGCGCGGCGAGACGGTGGACTCCCGTTCGGACGTCTACTCCGCCGGCTGTCTGTTGTACGAGCTCCTCACCGGTCGGCCGCCGTTCGTCGGCGATTCGCCGGTGGCGGTCGCGTACCAGCACGTGCGCGAGAACCCGCAGCCGCCGTCGGCGCTCGACCCCTCGCTGCCCGGTGCGATCGACGCGATCGTGCTGACCTCGCTCGCGAAGCGCGTCGGCGATCGCTACCAGTCGGCTGCCGCCATGCGCGACGACATCGAGCGCTACCTCGGCGGGCGCCCGGTGACCGCATCGATCCCAGCCGTCGTGGCACCGCTCGCTGCCCCGGCGGCCGCCGCTCCGACCGGAGTCGTGCCGGCAGTCTGGGAGACGCGTCCCGAGGAGCCCAGCGGCCCACGTACGGGTCTGCTGATCGGACTCGCCCTGCTGGTGCTGGCGCTGATCGTCGGCGGAGTGCTGCTGATGCCAAAGCTCTTCCACCACAAGGCCGCCCAGATCTGCATCGACTCGACCGTCAACGGGATGAGCCCTGCCCAGGCGCAGCAGAAGCTGAGCGGGCTGACCACGTCCGTGCAGCCGAAGACAGGCACCGCCCAGGACAAGGGCCAGATCATCGATGTCCTCGACAGCAGCAACAACGAGGCCGTCGGGCGCTGCTTCGACAGCGGCGCAGCGGTGATCCTGGTCAAGTCGGTCGGCCCGGCCAACGTGAGCGTCCCGGACGTACGCGGCTACACCCAGCAGGGTGCTCAGAACGCGCTCGGCGGTGCGCCGTACAACCTCGTCGTGAAGATCAGCCAGGTGTTTGACCCGTCGGCGGCGGGCAACGTGCTCAGCACCGATCCGGTCGCTGGCACCAGCGTGGCGCCGGGCTCGACCGTCACGATCACGGTGTCCAAGGGGCCGCAGCCCGTGGTGCCGAGTGAGGTCGGTCAGACGAAGGACGCGGCCACCAGCGCCCTGCAGGCCCTGGGTTACAAGGTGAAGTGGCTGGCGGACCCGACGTCGTCGCTGCCCGCCAACACGGTGTCGCAGCAGGATCCGCCCGCGGGACAGGCGGTCGACGACCCGACGAAGACGACGGTCACGCTCTACATCTCGTCCGGCTCCGCTGGCGGACCGACGGACTCGGGCTCGCCGACTCCGAGCGGCTCACCTACCTAA
- a CDS encoding cell division protein CrgA, translating into MVKAKRSDLALGGTGEPIFTVRFMAALALVVLGLAWVLYYYFGVHPSHNANAVNPPFRGIQPLKWLKDWNYLIGFGLFFLGLIITADKSTPLGRNRGVVVSMLSCFLCALVWICVFYIFNGTHLDKVWVFNDLGQKNLFVGFGFLICGFFFATRWE; encoded by the coding sequence ATGGTCAAGGCGAAGCGTTCAGATCTTGCGTTGGGTGGCACCGGGGAACCGATCTTCACAGTTCGGTTCATGGCCGCGCTGGCGCTGGTCGTACTCGGGCTCGCATGGGTCCTGTACTACTACTTCGGCGTGCACCCGTCGCACAACGCGAACGCGGTCAACCCGCCGTTCCGCGGGATCCAGCCGCTGAAGTGGCTGAAGGACTGGAACTACCTGATCGGCTTCGGACTGTTCTTCCTCGGCCTGATCATCACCGCCGACAAGAGCACCCCCCTGGGTCGCAACCGTGGCGTCGTGGTCTCGATGCTCTCGTGCTTCCTCTGCGCGCTGGTATGGATCTGCGTGTTCTACATCTTCAACGGCACGCATCTGGACAAGGTCTGGGTGTTCAACGACCTCGGCCAGAAGAACCTGTTCGTCGGGTTCGGCTTCCTGATCTGCGGGTTCTTCTTCGCCACCCGGTGGGAGTGA
- a CDS encoding penicillin-binding transpeptidase domain-containing protein, with the protein MNRQIRVLTIASLCLLLALMANITYVQYFKQSEYNKKADNARVILEGLKRQRGEILAGSMVIAKSVPSKDGFNFLRVYGNKIDPKYAADAAAEYAPVTGYLTLGADWGTEQAQNSILSGTDDRLFIDRVSDLLNNNQPQGGNVELTIDPKVQDAAYQGLASRGFTGAAVAIDPTTGKILAMASTPSYDPNRVASHDASASAKAYAEILKSNALLNRGAQRPLFPGSTFKLVTAAAAIQDLHMNPQSLVNGNATTTIQGTNRITQNEDKVSCGFLNQPQVSFMTALDYSCNVAFAEIGARLSADQLTSMADSFGFNTNPFLDVWPSSASSYPNETDKALRALSAYGQLSVQATPLQMAMVAAAIGNHGKLMKPYMINRLTSPTLDVISQTQPTALSNPISGSTADQLTQMMVDVVNRGTGTRAQIPGISVAGKTGTAETGTGGSPYAWFVSFGPSDNAKIAIAVLVESSSTVKDNVAGGALCAPIAKAMMQAYLSETGTQ; encoded by the coding sequence ATGAACCGACAGATCCGCGTACTGACGATCGCCTCGCTCTGCCTCCTGCTCGCCCTGATGGCGAACATCACCTACGTCCAGTACTTCAAGCAATCGGAGTACAACAAGAAGGCCGACAACGCTCGGGTGATCCTGGAGGGCCTCAAGCGCCAGCGCGGCGAGATCCTGGCCGGCTCGATGGTGATCGCCAAGAGCGTCCCGTCCAAGGACGGGTTCAACTTCCTGCGGGTCTACGGCAACAAGATCGACCCCAAGTACGCCGCCGACGCTGCCGCCGAGTACGCGCCCGTCACCGGCTACCTGACGCTGGGAGCCGACTGGGGAACCGAACAGGCGCAGAACTCGATCCTCTCGGGCACCGACGACCGGCTGTTCATCGACCGGGTCAGCGACCTGCTCAACAACAACCAGCCCCAGGGCGGCAACGTCGAGCTCACCATCGACCCGAAGGTCCAGGACGCTGCGTACCAGGGTCTGGCGTCGCGCGGGTTCACCGGTGCGGCGGTCGCGATCGACCCGACCACCGGCAAGATCCTCGCGATGGCGAGTACGCCCTCCTACGACCCGAACCGGGTGGCCTCGCACGACGCGTCCGCCTCGGCGAAGGCGTACGCGGAGATCCTGAAGAGCAACGCGCTGCTCAACCGCGGCGCCCAGCGACCGCTGTTCCCCGGGTCGACGTTCAAGTTGGTGACTGCGGCGGCGGCGATCCAGGACCTGCACATGAACCCGCAGTCTCTGGTCAACGGCAACGCCACCACCACGATCCAGGGCACCAACCGGATCACCCAGAACGAGGACAAGGTCTCCTGCGGCTTCCTCAACCAGCCGCAGGTCAGCTTCATGACCGCGCTCGACTACTCGTGCAACGTGGCGTTCGCGGAGATCGGCGCCCGACTGAGCGCCGACCAGCTGACCTCCATGGCTGACTCCTTCGGCTTCAACACCAACCCGTTCCTCGACGTGTGGCCCTCGAGCGCCAGCAGCTACCCGAACGAGACGGACAAGGCGCTGCGCGCGCTGTCGGCGTACGGCCAACTGAGCGTCCAGGCGACGCCGCTGCAGATGGCGATGGTGGCGGCTGCGATCGGCAACCACGGCAAGCTGATGAAGCCGTACATGATCAACCGGCTCACCTCGCCGACGCTCGACGTCATCTCGCAGACGCAGCCGACGGCACTGTCGAACCCCATCTCCGGCTCCACCGCCGACCAGCTCACCCAGATGATGGTCGACGTCGTGAACCGCGGCACGGGTACGCGGGCGCAGATCCCCGGGATCAGCGTCGCCGGCAAGACCGGTACCGCCGAGACGGGCACCGGCGGGTCGCCGTACGCGTGGTTCGTCTCGTTCGGTCCGTCGGACAACGCGAAGATCGCGATCGCGGTGCTGGTGGAGAGTTCCAGCACCGTCAAGGACAACGTCGCCGGCGGGGCGCTCTGCGCGCCGATCGCCAAGGCGATGATGCAGGCTTATCTCAGCGAAACGGGGACGCAGTAA
- a CDS encoding peptidylprolyl isomerase: MATQAIFHTSKGDIAVNLFPDHAPRTVDSFVGLATGNPVTVSPEGPYFPSPREGSVGEGPFYDGLVFHRVIADFMLQGGCPQGTGTGGPGYNFNDEVQNDLAFTKPYLLAMANAGSHGGRGTNGSQFFITVAATPWLTGKHTIFGEVADDASRAVVDAIGVVATRPGDRPVEDVVINSVEII, from the coding sequence ATGGCAACCCAGGCCATCTTCCACACGTCCAAGGGCGACATCGCCGTCAACCTGTTCCCGGACCACGCGCCGCGTACCGTCGACAGCTTCGTCGGTCTGGCCACCGGCAACCCGGTGACGGTCTCCCCCGAGGGCCCGTACTTCCCCTCGCCGCGCGAGGGTTCGGTTGGTGAGGGTCCGTTCTACGACGGTCTCGTCTTCCACCGCGTCATCGCCGACTTCATGCTCCAGGGCGGTTGCCCGCAGGGCACCGGCACCGGCGGCCCGGGCTACAACTTCAACGACGAGGTCCAGAACGACCTCGCCTTCACCAAGCCGTACCTGCTGGCCATGGCCAACGCGGGCTCGCACGGCGGTCGCGGCACCAACGGCTCGCAGTTCTTCATCACCGTCGCGGCCACGCCGTGGTTGACCGGCAAGCACACGATCTTCGGCGAGGTCGCCGATGACGCGTCGCGCGCCGTCGTCGACGCCATCGGTGTCGTGGCGACCCGACCGGGCGACCGCCCGGTCGAGGACGTCGTCATCAACTCCGTCGAGATCATCTGA
- a CDS encoding serine/threonine-protein kinase, with protein sequence MAGRYVFGDFIASGGMAEVWRARDNDYSRDVAIKLLKPEYADDPASRARFDAEARHVQSIDHPNVAAVYDVGEMPTASGLIRPYLTMEYVAGRPLSAIIGDGPLAPELVQSLLAQAGDGLAAAHGSGIVHRDVKPANLLVTDSGTLKITDFGIARSASQGAVTVTGQVVGTPQYLSPEQARGEVATPASDVYGLGVVAFEALTGSRPFDRPTAVATALAHLEDPVPALPDTVPAGLAAVVERSLAKDPADRYATGAEFADAMRAAKLTSASSVPVDNAEPTVVVAPVVRGGHEDVPTQAIAAIDVPIPMTPVADAAPTDFVPATQAPLAQPIDPLAPQRSNAKPAVEPEARADGPTHSRTTVVRLPKSVKPLASAVNKKTSAWPFGTLDTVLVVLGALTILALGWVAYFLNSGAPTSPTTPTPTATQTSHPTKTSSAAPTPPALVNMTCGPVTADGKYLKGRQLSDVESILTGLGVKVQANAEKGTPINTVSRVTPCRGVHVGDTVQIYYWSDLATSSSSPTSGATP encoded by the coding sequence ATGGCAGGGCGTTACGTCTTCGGCGATTTCATCGCCTCCGGTGGCATGGCGGAGGTGTGGCGAGCGCGTGACAACGACTACAGCCGCGACGTCGCCATCAAGCTCCTCAAGCCGGAGTACGCGGACGACCCCGCGAGCCGTGCCCGCTTCGACGCCGAAGCGCGTCACGTGCAGAGCATCGATCACCCCAACGTGGCCGCGGTGTACGACGTCGGCGAGATGCCGACTGCGTCCGGGCTGATCCGGCCGTACCTGACGATGGAGTACGTCGCGGGCCGGCCGCTCTCGGCGATCATCGGCGACGGTCCGCTGGCTCCCGAACTGGTGCAGTCGTTGCTCGCGCAGGCAGGCGATGGTCTCGCTGCTGCCCACGGGTCCGGGATCGTGCACCGTGACGTCAAGCCGGCGAACCTGCTGGTCACTGACTCCGGGACGCTCAAGATCACCGACTTCGGGATCGCCCGGTCGGCATCCCAGGGTGCTGTCACGGTGACCGGCCAGGTGGTCGGCACGCCGCAGTACCTGTCTCCCGAGCAGGCGCGCGGCGAGGTCGCCACGCCAGCGTCCGACGTGTACGGCCTCGGTGTGGTCGCCTTCGAAGCCCTCACCGGCTCACGTCCGTTCGACCGTCCGACCGCCGTCGCCACGGCCCTGGCCCACCTGGAGGACCCGGTCCCGGCGCTGCCGGACACCGTCCCCGCTGGTCTTGCCGCCGTGGTCGAGCGCTCACTCGCCAAGGATCCGGCCGACCGGTACGCCACCGGTGCGGAGTTCGCGGACGCGATGCGGGCCGCGAAGCTGACCTCGGCGTCATCGGTGCCGGTCGACAATGCCGAGCCGACTGTGGTGGTCGCGCCCGTGGTTCGGGGTGGGCACGAGGACGTCCCGACGCAGGCGATCGCCGCGATCGACGTCCCGATCCCGATGACGCCGGTCGCGGACGCAGCGCCAACCGACTTCGTACCGGCCACCCAGGCACCCCTCGCGCAGCCGATCGATCCGCTCGCGCCGCAGCGTTCCAACGCCAAGCCGGCTGTCGAGCCCGAGGCCCGCGCCGACGGACCGACCCATTCGCGGACCACGGTCGTACGCCTCCCGAAGTCGGTCAAGCCGCTGGCCTCAGCCGTCAACAAGAAGACGAGCGCCTGGCCGTTCGGCACCCTCGACACGGTGCTGGTGGTGCTCGGCGCGCTCACCATCCTGGCCCTGGGCTGGGTCGCGTACTTCCTCAATTCCGGAGCGCCCACCTCTCCGACAACGCCGACACCGACGGCGACCCAGACGTCCCACCCGACGAAGACGTCCAGTGCCGCTCCCACTCCGCCGGCTTTGGTCAACATGACCTGCGGACCGGTGACGGCTGACGGCAAATACCTCAAGGGGCGGCAGTTGAGCGACGTCGAGTCGATCCTCACCGGCCTGGGCGTGAAGGTGCAGGCCAACGCCGAGAAGGGCACCCCGATCAACACCGTCAGCCGGGTCACGCCGTGCCGCGGCGTACACGTCGGTGACACCGTCCAGATCTACTACTGGTCCGACCTGGCCACGAGCAGCAGCAGCCCAACGAGCGGAGCAACACCATGA
- a CDS encoding rhomboid family intramembrane serine protease, with amino-acid sequence MGFQCPECVREGQRSVRQGRPLNFGPSGPVVTYALIGINLAVWALILIAPSVAHLLSLHLADYCSSQGYPRLGFDSAGCAAYGGTFAPGVWHGGPWELITSAFTHQQAWHIATNMISLWMIGPLVEQALGRWRYLVAYLVCGLGGSLLVVAAGPQVGYTLGASGAIFGLLGILVVLFIRRGLPLQQLGSVLALNLVLTFALHNVVSWQGHIGGLLTGLAIGALYAYTPLGRRRRILQR; translated from the coding sequence GTGGGTTTTCAGTGCCCGGAGTGCGTACGCGAGGGTCAGCGGTCGGTCCGTCAGGGCCGACCGCTGAACTTCGGGCCCTCGGGACCTGTGGTGACGTACGCGCTGATCGGGATCAACCTGGCCGTGTGGGCACTGATCCTGATCGCGCCGTCTGTGGCTCACCTGTTGAGCCTGCACCTGGCCGACTACTGCTCCTCTCAGGGTTATCCACGGCTGGGCTTCGACAGCGCTGGATGCGCTGCTTACGGCGGCACGTTCGCGCCAGGCGTATGGCATGGCGGCCCTTGGGAGCTGATCACCTCGGCGTTCACCCATCAACAGGCGTGGCACATCGCCACGAACATGATCTCGCTGTGGATGATCGGGCCTCTGGTGGAGCAGGCCCTTGGGCGCTGGCGCTATCTCGTGGCGTATCTCGTGTGCGGTCTCGGCGGATCGCTCCTGGTTGTGGCAGCAGGACCGCAGGTGGGCTACACGTTGGGGGCCTCAGGAGCGATCTTCGGACTGCTCGGGATCCTCGTCGTCCTCTTCATTCGTCGGGGGCTACCCCTGCAGCAACTGGGGTCGGTTCTCGCTCTGAACCTGGTCCTGACCTTCGCGCTGCACAACGTCGTGTCGTGGCAGGGCCACATCGGCGGGCTGCTCACGGGCCTCGCGATCGGCGCGCTGTACGCGTACACGCCTCTCGGGCGACGCCGCCGCATCCTCCAGCGCTGA
- a CDS encoding PP2C family protein-serine/threonine phosphatase produces the protein MKLAFAALSDVGRIRKDNQDSGYAGPWLIAICDGVGGAARGDIASATAIGQIKRLDIRPPEGTSEDDLMSLVANALHRAHDRIGELVEVDPNLNGTSTTATIGLFDGSRFAIGHVGDSRAYLLRGGLLHQLSKDHTFVQSLVDDGRITEEEARVHPHKNLILNALDGVRDLDPDLSVMDLEIGDRLLFCSDGVNGFLTDPRIADILGTSTPSYATVELLRASLEAGSTDNVTCLVADVVEDDAPAPTMPMTVGAAAEMRRKPSLTSKFRGHRMGDTGELEPIDSEIPEGAVDSDPAEREQARYALLAPTRQTWVRRVLALLLIVGLFWTAVAGAYSWTQTRYFVKGGGDGYVTIYRGINANVLGLQLYDAYETSTLKVSDLSSTGQATVDKGVDKGSLTNAETWVHQLASQFGAAQ, from the coding sequence GTGAAGTTGGCCTTCGCTGCGCTCTCCGACGTCGGACGGATCCGCAAAGACAACCAGGACAGTGGATACGCCGGCCCCTGGCTGATCGCGATCTGCGACGGCGTCGGCGGCGCCGCCCGCGGCGACATCGCCTCGGCGACCGCGATCGGCCAGATCAAGCGACTCGACATCCGGCCGCCGGAGGGCACCTCCGAGGACGACCTGATGAGTCTGGTCGCGAACGCGCTGCACCGCGCACACGACCGGATCGGTGAGCTGGTCGAGGTCGACCCCAACCTCAACGGCACCTCGACGACGGCGACCATTGGCCTCTTCGACGGCTCGCGGTTCGCGATCGGCCACGTCGGCGACAGTCGGGCGTACTTGCTCCGTGGCGGACTGTTGCATCAGCTCAGCAAGGACCACACCTTCGTCCAGAGCCTCGTCGACGACGGTCGGATCACCGAGGAGGAGGCGCGGGTTCACCCGCACAAGAACCTCATCCTCAACGCGCTCGACGGCGTACGCGACCTGGACCCCGACCTGTCCGTGATGGACCTGGAGATCGGCGACCGACTCCTGTTCTGCAGCGACGGTGTCAACGGCTTCCTCACCGATCCGCGGATCGCGGACATCCTCGGCACCTCGACCCCGTCGTACGCCACCGTCGAACTGCTGCGCGCGAGTCTCGAGGCCGGCAGCACCGACAACGTCACCTGTCTCGTGGCCGACGTCGTCGAGGACGACGCCCCGGCGCCCACGATGCCGATGACCGTCGGTGCCGCGGCCGAGATGCGTCGCAAGCCGAGCCTGACGTCGAAGTTCCGCGGTCACCGGATGGGCGACACCGGCGAGCTCGAGCCGATCGACAGCGAGATCCCCGAAGGCGCGGTGGACTCGGACCCCGCCGAGCGCGAGCAGGCTCGGTACGCACTCCTGGCGCCGACCCGGCAGACCTGGGTGCGCCGCGTCCTGGCTCTCCTGCTGATCGTCGGGCTGTTCTGGACCGCCGTCGCCGGCGCGTACTCGTGGACCCAGACCCGCTACTTCGTCAAGGGTGGCGGCGACGGGTACGTGACCATCTACCGCGGCATCAACGCGAACGTCCTCGGCCTCCAGTTGTACGACGCCTACGAGACCAGCACGCTCAAGGTCTCGGACCTCAGCAGCACCGGCCAAGCCACCGTGGACAAGGGTGTCGACAAGGGCAGCCTGACCAACGCCGAGACCTGGGTCCACCAACTCGCCAGCCAGTTCGGCGCGGCTCAGTGA
- a CDS encoding FHA domain-containing protein FhaB/FipA, whose amino-acid sequence MSQLTLFLIRIGYLVALWIFVFAALSVVRTDLFGVRASKAQKASANVNTRSKTQGSSKRAAKPAKKSKRTPTQLVVTAGSSAGTSVPLTEVPIVIGRGADARIILDDDYVSTRHARVGYSGDQWFVEDLGSTNGTYLGSARIHQATALVMGAQIRIGKTILELRP is encoded by the coding sequence GTGAGCCAACTGACCCTGTTCCTGATCCGCATCGGCTACCTGGTGGCCCTGTGGATCTTCGTGTTCGCCGCGCTGAGTGTCGTCCGCACCGACCTCTTCGGCGTACGCGCATCCAAGGCTCAGAAGGCTTCCGCCAACGTCAACACGAGGTCCAAGACGCAGGGTTCATCCAAACGGGCGGCCAAACCAGCGAAGAAGAGCAAGCGCACCCCGACCCAACTCGTCGTGACGGCCGGATCGAGCGCGGGCACCAGCGTGCCGCTCACCGAGGTCCCGATCGTGATCGGTCGTGGCGCAGACGCGCGGATCATCCTGGACGACGACTACGTCTCGACCCGGCACGCGCGCGTGGGCTATTCGGGCGACCAGTGGTTCGTGGAGGACCTCGGATCGACCAACGGCACGTATCTCGGCTCGGCGCGCATCCATCAGGCAACGGCTCTCGTGATGGGTGCCCAGATCCGGATCGGCAAGACCATCCTGGAGCTTCGCCCGTGA
- a CDS encoding FtsW/RodA/SpoVE family cell cycle protein, translated as MSGTTPGAPLEYGQRRGSEFWLCLLALLISVAGYAAMSVGVNGRVGTDIATFSGWLAGLTLVAHVAVRRLAPHADPVILPIALFLNGLGLVMIQRLHLGPRGTAEHYFPQGYTLQLMWMSVGVVLFVAALWVIRDHRMLQRFTYTFGLAAVVLLLLPAMPVIGRTVNGAPVWIHIGPLTAQPGEVAKVLLVIAFSGYLVVHRDALALAGRRVLGIDLPRGRDLGPILAMWLIAVAVLVWESDLGMSLLFFGVFVILLYVSTERRGWIVVGGALFVVGLAAAYTAVGHVRVRFEIWLHPWQYFHAASGPQSDQLVSSLYGMAWGGLLGRGYGNGMPRLTSFANSDFVIGSIGEELGLTTLFVILVCYALIVARGLRTAIICRDDFGKLLAVGLSTSIAIQVFVIVGGVTRLIPLTGLTTPFLAYGGSSLVVNWVIIALLLRISDQARRPAPTFSIDSSMEETQVVKLG; from the coding sequence GTGAGCGGCACCACGCCCGGCGCCCCGCTGGAGTACGGCCAACGCCGCGGCTCGGAATTCTGGCTGTGTCTCCTTGCCCTGCTGATCAGCGTGGCTGGCTACGCCGCGATGAGCGTTGGAGTGAACGGTCGCGTCGGCACGGACATCGCCACCTTCAGCGGATGGCTCGCCGGCCTGACGCTCGTGGCGCACGTGGCCGTACGCCGACTGGCGCCGCACGCAGACCCGGTGATCCTGCCGATCGCTCTCTTCCTCAACGGTCTCGGCCTGGTCATGATCCAGCGCCTGCACCTCGGCCCGCGAGGCACCGCAGAGCACTACTTCCCGCAGGGCTACACGCTGCAACTGATGTGGATGTCCGTCGGGGTGGTGCTCTTCGTCGCCGCCCTGTGGGTGATCCGTGACCACCGCATGCTGCAACGGTTCACTTACACCTTCGGCCTCGCGGCGGTCGTCCTGCTGCTCCTTCCCGCGATGCCCGTGATCGGACGTACCGTGAATGGCGCCCCGGTGTGGATCCACATCGGTCCGCTCACCGCCCAGCCGGGCGAGGTCGCGAAGGTGCTCCTGGTGATCGCCTTCTCGGGTTACCTCGTCGTCCACCGCGATGCTCTGGCGTTGGCCGGTCGTCGTGTCCTGGGCATCGACCTTCCGCGCGGTCGGGATCTCGGTCCGATCCTGGCGATGTGGCTCATCGCCGTGGCCGTCCTGGTGTGGGAGTCCGACCTCGGCATGAGCCTGCTGTTCTTCGGCGTCTTCGTGATCCTGCTGTACGTCTCGACGGAGCGCCGCGGTTGGATCGTCGTCGGAGGGGCACTGTTCGTCGTGGGTCTCGCCGCCGCGTACACAGCCGTCGGACACGTCCGGGTCCGCTTCGAGATCTGGCTGCATCCGTGGCAGTACTTCCACGCGGCGTCGGGGCCACAGTCCGACCAACTCGTGTCCTCGCTCTACGGGATGGCGTGGGGCGGCCTCCTGGGCCGCGGCTACGGCAACGGCATGCCCCGGCTGACGTCCTTCGCGAACTCCGACTTCGTCATCGGCTCCATCGGTGAGGAGCTCGGACTGACGACTCTCTTCGTCATCCTGGTGTGCTACGCGCTGATCGTCGCGCGCGGGCTGCGGACCGCGATCATCTGCCGCGACGACTTCGGCAAGTTGCTGGCCGTGGGGCTGTCCACGTCGATCGCGATCCAGGTGTTCGTCATCGTCGGCGGCGTCACCCGCCTGATCCCGCTCACCGGTCTCACCACGCCGTTCCTGGCGTACGGCGGATCCAGTCTGGTGGTCAACTGGGTGATCATCGCGCTCCTGCTACGGATCTCCGACCAGGCGCGTCGCCCGGCCCCGACCTTCTCGATCGACTCCTCGATGGAGGAGACGCAGGTGGTGAAGCTCGGATGA
- a CDS encoding DUF881 domain-containing protein has product MTTPPTETGPTEPVSGMPWRARRWRWATPAVAAACGALFIISAVNSHGTDLRPGRYVGVSGLVASEKQQADAYQRQAATLQDEINALTNAVPDAAVRAAQALREKAMPAAGLAKVNGPGLSISLADSPTSLVNTTRLDPNLFVIHQQDIQAVVNALWSGGATAITIQGQRIISTTGIKCSGSTVLLGGVPYPEPFVVQAVGDPTKLNAALAASRDVGFIVEAATSPDIQLGWSVRQTQVSAPAYTGITALSYATEPTP; this is encoded by the coding sequence ATGACCACACCGCCGACCGAGACAGGGCCGACGGAGCCGGTTTCGGGCATGCCGTGGCGGGCCCGGCGGTGGCGGTGGGCCACCCCTGCTGTCGCTGCGGCCTGCGGGGCGCTGTTCATCATCAGCGCCGTCAACAGCCACGGCACCGACCTCCGTCCGGGTCGCTACGTCGGCGTCAGCGGGCTGGTCGCGTCGGAGAAGCAACAGGCCGATGCGTACCAGCGCCAGGCCGCCACACTCCAGGACGAGATCAACGCCCTCACCAATGCCGTCCCGGATGCGGCCGTACGCGCTGCGCAGGCGCTGCGGGAGAAGGCGATGCCGGCTGCCGGCCTGGCCAAGGTCAATGGCCCCGGATTGTCGATCTCCCTGGCGGACTCGCCCACCTCACTGGTCAACACCACCCGACTCGACCCGAACCTCTTCGTGATCCACCAGCAGGACATCCAGGCGGTCGTCAACGCACTCTGGTCCGGAGGCGCGACGGCGATCACGATCCAGGGACAACGGATCATCTCCACCACCGGCATCAAGTGCTCGGGCAGCACCGTCCTCCTGGGCGGGGTGCCGTACCCGGAGCCGTTCGTCGTCCAGGCAGTCGGCGATCCGACGAAGCTGAACGCCGCCCTGGCCGCGAGCCGCGACGTCGGGTTCATCGTCGAGGCGGCCACCAGCCCCGACATCCAGCTCGGCTGGAGCGTACGTCAGACGCAGGTGAGCGCTCCGGCGTACACCGGCATCACCGCGCTGTCGTACGCCACCGAGCCGACGCCTTAG